In Nymphaea colorata isolate Beijing-Zhang1983 chromosome 3, ASM883128v2, whole genome shotgun sequence, a genomic segment contains:
- the LOC116250414 gene encoding putative kinase-like protein TMKL1, translating to MATSVFFLSLFFLSHASAQFSSDPQLLFQIKEILEGKTGGGQNLLLSTWNLSFPFCEWRGIQWLNQNGTILDCQSSSLKLPSSDPVYVYSIQLSASGLTGRLPKELGSLNFLEKLYLNANSLTGGVPLELGNSLNLRFLSLGQNSLSGGLPSSMWNLCDNLVELDISENTFSGFIPSPALPNTTCSKLQRLDLGSNHLQGPVPAFISSLTGLHYLDLHNNSFSGPIPNDLALLNLTFLDLSFNNFSGPIPNFTLDFSVDGNPFLCGQAYCKETGARGKKLGMRTGILAAMVISLVAFLVFGASLSFCLHSSGKKKKKRELQDEQNEESRLILFHGGANLTVDDLLNANGVVIGKTGYGTLYKATVAGDGGTLILRLLQENTVRKPHSTFFSAIRLLGNLHHENLVPIKGCYQGERGEKLLVYGYVEGKNLAEMLHCSSMQNQLRWARRYEIALGIAHGLAFLHSDFGENIINVFHGNLKSKNVMIDEFYVPKLMDYGMSELMNPSSLTIMLSTAAEDGYCAPEASKLKKIINGRKYDVYSFGILLLEMMMGRPAGRCVSDRDEFVDLPTMVKRAVLEEKSMYIFDELVLGMEEESVLLELLQLAMGCCAPLPSVRPDMNEVIRKLEDLRPTSISSMYTSVDCRSDSEA from the coding sequence tcttcctctccttgttctTTCTCTCCCATGCATCTGCTCAATTTTCCAGTGACCCACAATTGCTATTTCAGATAAAGGAAATTTTGGAAGGAAAAACTGGTGGTGGACAGAACCTTCTGCTGTCCACATGGaatctctcttttcctttctgcgAATGGAGAGGAATCCAATGGCTGAATCAGAATGGAACCATTCTTGATTGCCAGTCATCTTCATTGAAGCTTCCCTCTTCTGATCCTGTTTACGTTTACAGTATCCAACTTTCAGCATCTGGATTGACAGGCAGGCTTCCAAAGGAATTGGGTAGCTTGAATTTCCTCGAAAAGCTTTACCTAAATGCAAATTCTCTTACTGGGGGAGTACCTCTTGAACTAGGGAACAGTCTCAACCTCAGGTTTCTGTCACTCGGCCAAAACAGTCTTAGTGGTGGCCTCCCATCCTCAATGTGGAATCTCTGTGATAATCTCGTTGAGCTAGACATCAGTGAGAACACCTTCTCTGGTTTCATTCCGTCCCCTGCTCTACCCAACACCACATGCTCGAAGCTACAAAGACTGGACTTGGGCTCCAACCATCTCCAGGGCCCCGTTCCTGCGTTCATTTCCAGTCTCACCGGACTCCATTATCTTGACCTTCACAACAATTCATTTTCCGGGCCTATACCCAACGACCTTGCTTTACTGAACCTGACATTTCTAGATCTGTCTTTCAATAACTTCAGCGGGCCGATCCCAAATTTTACACTGGACTTCAGTGTCGATGGAAACCCGTTTCTTTGTGGACAGGCTTATTGCAAAGAAACGGGTGCTCGGGGGAAGAAACTGGGGATGAGAACTGGAATTTTGGCGGCAATGGTCATAAGCTTGGTAGCATTTCTGGTTTTTGGAGCTTCCCTTTCCTTCTGTCTCCACAGttcagggaagaagaagaagaagagggagttGCAGGACGAGCAAAATGAGGAGAGTAGGCTAATCTTGTTCCATGGTGGAGCGAACTTAACGGTGGATGATCTTTTGAATGCCAATGGTGTGGTCATAGGCAAAACAGGGTACGGGACCCTGTACAAGGCTACTGTTGCAGGTGATGGAGGGACTCTGATCCTCAGGCTACTTCAAGAGAACACGGTAAGAAAGCCTCATTCGACCTTCTTTTCTGCAATTAGGCTCCTGGGCAATCTTCATCACGAGAATCTAGTGCCGATTAAAGGTTGTTACCAAggagaaagaggggaaaaactTTTGGTTTACGGCTATGTGGAAGGTAAGAATCTCGCCGAGATGCTTCATTGTTCTAGCATGCAAAACCAATTGAGGTGGGCTAGAAGGTATGAGATTGCGTTAGGAATAGCTCATGGCCTAGCTTTCCTTCATTCTGATTTTGGTGAGAACATTATCAATGTCTTTCATGgaaatctcaaatccaagaaTGTGATGATCGATGAATTTTATGTTCCAAAATTAATGGACTATGGTATGTCTGAGTTGATGAACCCCTCATCCCTGACCATAATGCTGAGTACAGCGGCAGAAGATGGCTACTGTGCACCTGAAGCATCTAAGCTGAAGAAGATCATTAATGGCAGAAAGTATGATGTTTATAGCTTCGGAATCCTTCTACTTGAGATGATGATGGGCAGGCCAGCAGGAAGATGTGTTTCAGATCGTGATGAGTTTGTGGACCTGCCGACCATGGTGAAGAGGGCAGTCTTGGAAGAGAAAAGCATGTACATATTTGATGAATTGGTGCTGGGCATGGAGGAAGAAAGTGTCCTACTGGAGCTCTTACAGTTGGCTATGGGATGCTGTGCCCCTCTACCGTCTGTTAGGCCTGACATGAATGAGGTGATTAGGAAGCTTGAAGACCTCAGACCCACAAGCATTTCTTCCATGTACACATCTGTGGACTGTAGAAGCGACAGTGAGGCATAG